In Dermacentor silvarum isolate Dsil-2018 chromosome 2, BIME_Dsil_1.4, whole genome shotgun sequence, the following proteins share a genomic window:
- the LOC119442144 gene encoding MIP18 family protein galla-1 isoform X2, protein MGKGALEDLIKDIRDPEKPHTLEELGVVSEEEISVSTDRDAYSYVSVTLIPTVPHCHLAAIIGLCVRTKLEENLPYNFKLDIFIKEGSHTTAAELSKQINDKERVAAAMENKNIKDMVQSCVSYETM, encoded by the exons ATGGGCAAAGGAGCTTTAGAAG ATTTGATAAAAGACATTCGTGATCCTGAGAAGCCTCACACACTGGAAGAGCTCGGCGTTGTGTCCGAGGAGGAGATAAGCGTCAGCACTGATCGAGACGCGTACAGTTATGTGAGCGTCACTCTAATACCGACCGTGCCTCATTGCCACCTCGCTGCTATCATTG GGCTCTGTGTAAGGACAAAGCTTGAGGAAAACTTACCTTACAATTTCAAG ctcgaTATCTTCATCAAGGAAGGTTCCCACACAACTGCTGCTGAAT TGAGCAAGCAGATCAATGACAAAGAAAGAGTAGCCGCAGCAATGGAGAACAAGAACATTAAAGACATGGTGCAGAGCTGCGTCTCCTACGAGACCATGTAA
- the LOC119442144 gene encoding MIP18 family protein galla-1 isoform X1 — translation MGVVEDGNRRLVEEVYDLIKDIRDPEKPHTLEELGVVSEEEISVSTDRDAYSYVSVTLIPTVPHCHLAAIIGLCVRTKLEENLPYNFKLDIFIKEGSHTTAAELSKQINDKERVAAAMENKNIKDMVQSCVSYETM, via the exons ATGGGCGTTGTTGAGGACGGAAATCGAAGGCTTGTCGAGGAGGTCTACG ATTTGATAAAAGACATTCGTGATCCTGAGAAGCCTCACACACTGGAAGAGCTCGGCGTTGTGTCCGAGGAGGAGATAAGCGTCAGCACTGATCGAGACGCGTACAGTTATGTGAGCGTCACTCTAATACCGACCGTGCCTCATTGCCACCTCGCTGCTATCATTG GGCTCTGTGTAAGGACAAAGCTTGAGGAAAACTTACCTTACAATTTCAAG ctcgaTATCTTCATCAAGGAAGGTTCCCACACAACTGCTGCTGAAT TGAGCAAGCAGATCAATGACAAAGAAAGAGTAGCCGCAGCAATGGAGAACAAGAACATTAAAGACATGGTGCAGAGCTGCGTCTCCTACGAGACCATGTAA